AATTTAATGCCATGGGAGACCATTCTTCCATTATCAATATTTAAATAGACAAACAGGTGTTCTCCCCCGCCACGGCGGGATTCCGGCATCAAAAACTCCAAAATCCGTAATAAAATGGTAAAATACCTAAATATTTAAATAGCTAGCTGGGCCATGGTCCTATCAGCACGCTGGCGGGCCAGTTCACGTTTCTTGTGATACCACCACTGCGGCGCCAGTTTGATCATCAGGTTATTGATGCCCCGGAGACCGACTATATGATATAGCCCGTTTAGCTTGCCTGCCAGGTCGTCCAGTGCCCGGAGGCTCATCGCAAAACCTCCGTCCATGTACTCCATGTGATGCCAGTAGCCACCAGGCATAAAGAGGGTATCCCCGTGGTTAAGGATCGTTGTCAGTCCTTTCGCGTGGGCCAACGCAGGAAAATGTTCCTCGTCCAGCTTTTCGTGCCAGTTGACAAACGAAGCAGCACTTTCCACCGTAAAAGGCATGCGGTAAATGTAGGGGGACTGGTTGTTTTCCAGCAGCAATACCCGCTTACGGCCAATGAACTGAGTGTGGAAGATATGCGACATGTCGATATCATAGTGCATATGTGCCACTGATCCGGCGCCGCCGACGAACAACATCGGGTATTTTTTCAGGAAACCTTTAGCGTACTGGTCAGGCCAAACAACATCCTGTACCAGCTGGGGGGCGTGTTGGAAAATATTGAACAGGAATATCCGCAGTTGTACCGGGCCTTTTTTAACCATATCAATATATTCTCCGAAGGTAATATAGTCATCCGCTCCGTTCACCAGTGTATTGGCTCCGGCACGTTCATTATTGTAAACGCCCACCTGCTTGTCCCCGACGATACTCTTAAAGTAGTCCCAGGTCCATTTGCTGTAGGCAGGTGATTGTTTACTCAGCCCTGCTGCTGAGATGACAACGGGTTTACGGGGTAAGTAATAATTTTTGCGAAACTCCTCAGGTGTAATGTCGTCAACTCGGTCTATGTTGTTTATGATCATAACTACGAATTGTTAAGTAGGATTACAAAAAAATACTATAATTCAAATGTAACAAATGCAGACTTATAAACGGACAAAATGTAAAGAGCGAAAACGTGGCCAAAAATTAAATATCCGGGCTTACCATTTAAGCCCGGATACCTCATTTACCTAAAGTAAAATTTCAAGTGGGCTTGATTCAAATTTCAAAACAGCACACACAATACTATAACAATCAATCATTTATACTAAAGAGCGTTTCTACAAACGCTTCTTTATCAAAGACTTGCAAATCTTCCATTTTTTCCCCGATACCGATATATTTTACCGGGATTTTAAACTGGTTGGCGATGGCCAGTACCACCCCGCCCTTGGCGGTGCCATCCAGTTTGGTGATTGCCAGTGCGGTCACTTCTGTAGCGGCGGTGAACTGACGGGCCTGTTCCACGGCATTTTGCCCGGTAGAACCGTCCAGCACCAGTAACACCTCATGGGGGGCGTCGGGGATGACTTTTTTCATCACGCGCTTAATCTTTCCCAGCTCTTCCATCAGATGGGCTTTATTGTGCAAACGACCGGCGGTGTCCACAATGATCACGTCCACATCACGGGCGGCGCCGCTTTGTACCGTATCAAAAGCCACCGCTCCCGGGTCGGAGCCCATTTGTTGTTTCACGATGGGCACATCTGCGCGTTCGCTCCAGATGGTCAGCTGGTCTACCGCGGCAGCGCGGAAAGTATCAGCGGCGCCCAACAGTACAGATTTACCTGCTTTCTTGAAATTATAGGCCAGTTTACCGATGGTGGTGGTCTTCCCTACGCCGTTCACTCCTACGACCATGATGACATAAGGCTTTTTACCGGCGGGCACATCAAACTCACGGAAGCCGCTATCGGGCGCATCCACGAGGATAGCTGCAATTTCCTCCTTCAGTAATCTGTTTAATTCACTGGTTCCCAGATATTTATCCTTAGCTACCCTTTGTTCGATCCTGTCAATGATTTTAACCGTTGTATCAACGCCCACATCGGCAGAAACCAGGGCTTCTTCCAGGTTGTCCAGTACTTCGGTGTCTACGGTCGACTTACCGGCGATAGCACGTCCTATCTTACTGAGAAAGCTTTCTTTGGTTTTTTGTAACCCCTGATCAAGGCTTTCCTTCTTTTCCCTGGAAAATAGTTTGTTGAAAAAGCTCATAGTTTAGTTTAATTGGGCTGGAATCTCTGATTCCCTTATCTGCATTATCCGGGTGCTGGCAGGCAGCATTCGAACTGTTCCAAACAGGCTGCTAAAATACAGCTTTTGTGTTAACAATCGCACCCAAAGGGGATAAAGAGACAATCTTATGGTAAAATGAGGGATACGGCTGGTACCAACACAAAAAGCTGTCCTTTAACGGGACAGCTTTTCAGTATTATTAGTAAAGCCGAATTACTTTTGATTGATGTGCTCCTGAACTTTGTCCTTGTGCACAATTGCTTCTTTGAA
The Chitinophaga varians genome window above contains:
- a CDS encoding cupin-like domain-containing protein — encoded protein: MIINNIDRVDDITPEEFRKNYYLPRKPVVISAAGLSKQSPAYSKWTWDYFKSIVGDKQVGVYNNERAGANTLVNGADDYITFGEYIDMVKKGPVQLRIFLFNIFQHAPQLVQDVVWPDQYAKGFLKKYPMLFVGGAGSVAHMHYDIDMSHIFHTQFIGRKRVLLLENNQSPYIYRMPFTVESAASFVNWHEKLDEEHFPALAHAKGLTTILNHGDTLFMPGGYWHHMEYMDGGFAMSLRALDDLAGKLNGLYHIVGLRGINNLMIKLAPQWWYHKKRELARQRADRTMAQLAI
- the ftsY gene encoding signal recognition particle-docking protein FtsY, with the translated sequence MSFFNKLFSREKKESLDQGLQKTKESFLSKIGRAIAGKSTVDTEVLDNLEEALVSADVGVDTTVKIIDRIEQRVAKDKYLGTSELNRLLKEEIAAILVDAPDSGFREFDVPAGKKPYVIMVVGVNGVGKTTTIGKLAYNFKKAGKSVLLGAADTFRAAAVDQLTIWSERADVPIVKQQMGSDPGAVAFDTVQSGAARDVDVIIVDTAGRLHNKAHLMEELGKIKRVMKKVIPDAPHEVLLVLDGSTGQNAVEQARQFTAATEVTALAITKLDGTAKGGVVLAIANQFKIPVKYIGIGEKMEDLQVFDKEAFVETLFSIND